The following proteins are co-located in the Myroides profundi genome:
- a CDS encoding nuclease-related domain-containing DEAD/DEAH box helicase — protein MALKIYPEYPLDELEQLFINGNKVPYGEFLIYGDIVESLSKSPHDWYVWYSMKLPFHDNSKIKRAKADAELDFIIVSKFGIIALEVKGGNIFVDQGRFCFKDGKRKKWLNQNPFEQVKGYKYTLMNKVFPSFKHVLFCEAVAFPTTKIAIENTIYDKNLIFSDYTRRNRYKNIEKFLLHIYDYSRQKLENTHPIRFNNLSKAELDNIVNTFSPMIQDTNVFQSRDSLEWLKERNLEILYSLSENPRLMIEGAPGTGKTTMAMAYSEMQVGRQGIYLCWNSLLCAYNAQRFKASNVRIDCITFTQFVMKYLPDVTERDLLYIEPEKFADYIRKTISHLEEIDQLPNYDYMIVDEAQDLFDRNLHLMMHKLCGNHNGMKQGNIMLLYDLDQSFSLFGRDVSDYAYFLKEYFTHFKLHKVRRSAQKSQIRQIAEHIQAHPEDWDEVSVHQKEYDEIELRSFHDQLTIREAMEEVIRSINDPSSSLNAEDVIVLVQSKVWQRRNNVADLILELGMEELTVDNLTLKPKKLQYTTAVKFKGLERKNVILVVDKPNKLTPYEWYVGCTRAMDNLSIWQLHTYKEHEG, from the coding sequence ATGGCTTTAAAGATTTATCCGGAGTACCCTCTAGATGAGCTCGAGCAACTTTTTATAAATGGGAACAAGGTTCCCTATGGAGAGTTTTTAATATATGGAGATATTGTAGAATCTCTGTCTAAAAGCCCTCATGATTGGTATGTATGGTATAGTATGAAACTTCCTTTTCATGATAACTCTAAGATAAAAAGGGCTAAAGCAGACGCTGAGCTTGACTTTATCATTGTTTCTAAATTTGGAATTATAGCATTAGAAGTTAAAGGGGGAAATATTTTTGTTGACCAAGGACGTTTCTGTTTTAAGGATGGTAAGCGTAAGAAGTGGCTAAACCAAAACCCTTTTGAACAAGTAAAAGGGTATAAATACACTTTAATGAATAAAGTGTTCCCTAGTTTTAAGCATGTATTATTCTGTGAGGCAGTTGCTTTTCCAACTACTAAAATAGCCATTGAGAATACGATTTATGATAAGAATCTTATATTTAGTGACTATACTCGACGCAATAGATATAAGAATATAGAGAAATTTCTATTACATATCTATGATTATTCAAGACAGAAATTAGAGAATACACACCCTATTAGATTTAATAATCTGTCGAAAGCAGAATTGGATAATATTGTGAATACATTCAGTCCAATGATTCAAGATACTAATGTATTCCAATCTAGAGATTCTTTAGAATGGCTGAAAGAACGAAATTTAGAGATACTGTACTCTCTTTCTGAAAACCCACGTCTAATGATAGAAGGTGCGCCAGGTACAGGTAAGACTACTATGGCGATGGCTTATAGCGAGATGCAGGTAGGAAGACAAGGTATCTATCTATGTTGGAACTCACTCTTATGTGCTTATAACGCACAGAGGTTTAAGGCGAGTAATGTTCGTATAGATTGTATTACATTCACACAGTTTGTGATGAAGTATTTACCAGATGTTACTGAGCGTGACCTATTATACATTGAGCCAGAGAAATTTGCAGATTATATTAGAAAGACAATTAGTCATTTAGAAGAGATTGACCAACTGCCTAACTATGATTATATGATTGTAGACGAAGCACAAGATTTGTTTGATCGTAATCTTCACTTAATGATGCATAAATTATGTGGTAATCACAATGGAATGAAACAAGGTAATATTATGCTTCTTTATGATCTAGATCAGAGTTTCTCTCTCTTTGGACGTGATGTATCAGATTATGCCTATTTCTTAAAAGAGTATTTTACTCATTTTAAGTTGCATAAAGTGAGACGTAGTGCTCAGAAATCACAGATTCGTCAAATAGCAGAACATATTCAGGCACATCCAGAAGATTGGGATGAGGTTAGTGTTCATCAGAAAGAGTATGATGAAATAGAATTGCGCTCATTCCATGACCAATTGACTATTAGGGAAGCGATGGAGGAGGTGATACGTAGTATTAATGACCCTAGCTCTTCATTAAATGCGGAGGATGTAATTGTGTTAGTACAAAGTAAAGTATGGCAGAGACGTAATAACGTTGCTGACTTAATTCTCGAATTAGGAATGGAGGAGCTTACAGTAGATAATCTAACGCTAAAGCCTAAGAAACTTCAGTATACTACAGCAGTTAAGTTTAAAGGATTAGAACGTAAGAATGTTATTCTTGTAGTGGATAAACCTAATAAATTAACTCCTTATGAATGGTATGTGGGATGCACACGCGCTATGGATAATCTGAGTATTTGGCAACTACATACTTATAAAGAGCATGAAGGATAG
- a CDS encoding DUF4876 domain-containing protein gives MRLKHIFLYGLMMTMSLLMSSCLTDDNALGSNQNSTVSMAFKVEGIKEIKELEVEFVEVNTGLRIVEKAVGSPYFSVALPVGSYRMSAEGIGVLEDKEEVGLGSKSEMLDVTDQIVNMTINLFVKQLNDDFIFEEIFFAGLQTTELKAYQTGKYFKLVNNTDRVLYADGLLIAQSEFLTTRDNKETPDVLNEAFVLQSVMMLPGSGTQYPVEPGDFIVIADNAQNHNLANVPGADLSNADFEFPITENPKNVQPDNPNVPNVMMIYTKLNFSMFAMHDRGQTGYIVARFPEGENADTWLANYKFDYSYLTAAGKEQKFSRYKMPNIWVIDAVNGSIPDKFERLVTAPSLDSGYSYCATSESDKARYGKTIRRKVLGPNEQGRNVYKDTNNSSVDFIPQSEMSLKDGIHHK, from the coding sequence ATGAGATTAAAGCATATATTTTTATACGGATTGATGATGACAATGAGCTTATTAATGAGCTCGTGTTTGACAGATGATAATGCGCTTGGGAGTAATCAGAATTCGACTGTTTCTATGGCATTTAAAGTAGAGGGTATTAAAGAAATAAAAGAATTAGAAGTAGAGTTTGTTGAAGTTAATACTGGTTTAAGAATAGTGGAGAAAGCAGTAGGTTCTCCTTATTTCTCTGTAGCTCTACCTGTGGGTTCTTATAGAATGTCAGCAGAAGGAATTGGTGTACTAGAAGATAAAGAAGAAGTAGGATTAGGAAGTAAAAGCGAAATGCTAGACGTGACCGATCAGATAGTAAATATGACAATTAATTTATTTGTCAAACAACTTAACGATGACTTTATCTTTGAAGAAATATTCTTTGCTGGATTACAAACTACAGAATTAAAAGCATACCAAACAGGTAAATATTTTAAACTAGTTAATAATACAGATAGAGTGCTTTATGCAGATGGATTATTGATTGCTCAATCTGAATTTTTGACGACTAGAGATAATAAAGAAACACCAGATGTATTAAACGAAGCTTTCGTTTTACAATCTGTAATGATGTTACCAGGTAGTGGTACCCAGTACCCAGTAGAGCCAGGAGACTTTATTGTAATAGCAGATAATGCTCAGAATCATAATTTAGCGAATGTACCAGGGGCTGATTTGTCTAATGCTGACTTTGAATTTCCTATTACTGAAAACCCTAAGAATGTACAACCAGATAACCCTAATGTACCTAATGTGATGATGATCTATACGAAGTTAAACTTTAGTATGTTCGCTATGCATGATCGTGGACAGACAGGATATATCGTAGCTCGTTTTCCTGAAGGAGAGAATGCAGATACTTGGTTAGCCAATTATAAGTTTGATTATAGCTATTTGACAGCGGCAGGGAAAGAACAAAAGTTCAGCAGATATAAAATGCCTAATATATGGGTTATTGATGCTGTTAATGGAAGTATTCCTGATAAGTTTGAACGTTTAGTGACTGCTCCTTCTTTAGATAGTGGCTACTCATACTGTGCAACATCAGAATCTGATAAAGCGCGTTATGGAAAGACTATCAGAAGAAAAGTCTTAGGACCTAATGAGCAAGGTCGTAATGTGTATAAGGATACTAATAATTCTTCAGTTGATTTTATTCCTCAGTCAGAGATGTCTCTAAAAGACGGAATACATCATAAATAA
- a CDS encoding winged helix-turn-helix transcriptional regulator — protein MIKGDVKTTKCPAEELIKTLGGKWKVHIIHITEEEPRRFRDYMRLLEGANKQSVSVALKELEEDGFLIKNVINQKPLHIEYSLTERARLVIPVFDNLYNALQG, from the coding sequence ATGATTAAAGGCGATGTGAAGACAACTAAATGCCCTGCAGAAGAATTAATAAAAACGCTTGGTGGCAAATGGAAAGTACATATCATTCATATTACAGAAGAAGAACCTAGAAGGTTTAGAGACTATATGCGCCTATTAGAAGGAGCAAATAAGCAATCAGTGTCTGTTGCTTTGAAGGAGTTAGAAGAAGATGGATTCTTGATTAAAAATGTAATTAATCAAAAGCCTCTCCATATAGAATATTCTCTAACGGAGAGAGCGAGATTAGTCATACCTGTATTTGATAACTTATATAATGCCTTGCAAGGGTAG
- a CDS encoding DUF6850 family outer membrane beta-barrel protein: MRNTYINIVGIISVLFYAEVQAQDRTDANLYESRLAQRDMNIVFGQDFFANRAFMTSYSPLSFSELSLNYLSDSKDAYLIQDGDGLDAFKVNTSSYQRLKNNTVLWGNASYNTQKQKNMKWNENLDRHILGPYVLGDSIGGTMKQEIYQFAGGMARQFDKWTVGGEVSYQAKSGYREVDPRPKNTSSDLNLRIGVNYNVYKDYELGVYANWNKYTQNSTIKFVSLLGKPIAYHLTGLGAYNYYFSSAVDMKMIYEGTGYEVGGTIVKNKGKDFLIQGSFGQFDIEKNFGSSPSKEMSVLKTQKYTIGGIKYIDLDEHRLGAKVNYLLSESRGIESFYSKTEKLERKIGEQDLYKFVRSNLYTSLFYQYSTDVSRVVVSPSFTVEQTEEKRRDTQARQRFTYLHYGLEIDYMRQLNQSNIITVSPYFRVRNLKEDTVNLIASYKSPAMTEWVQHDLAIQTANYQTYGITARYDVKFSNIPAMFAQIQYEQTKYNINKTNNYIGMSLGVTF, encoded by the coding sequence TTGAGAAATACATATATAAATATAGTTGGAATAATTAGTGTATTGTTTTATGCTGAGGTTCAAGCTCAGGATAGAACAGATGCTAATTTATACGAGAGTAGACTAGCTCAACGGGATATGAATATCGTATTCGGACAAGATTTTTTTGCTAATCGTGCTTTCATGACATCGTATAGTCCTTTGTCTTTTTCTGAATTAAGTCTGAATTATCTATCAGACAGTAAGGATGCTTATTTGATACAGGATGGAGATGGCTTAGATGCCTTTAAGGTAAATACTTCTTCTTATCAACGATTAAAGAATAATACTGTCCTATGGGGAAACGCTTCTTATAATACTCAGAAGCAAAAGAATATGAAGTGGAATGAGAATCTAGATAGACATATCCTAGGACCTTATGTGTTAGGTGATTCTATAGGAGGTACTATGAAGCAAGAGATTTATCAGTTTGCAGGAGGGATGGCTAGACAATTTGATAAGTGGACAGTAGGAGGAGAGGTTAGTTATCAGGCCAAAAGTGGTTATAGAGAAGTGGATCCAAGACCTAAGAATACCTCTTCAGATTTAAATTTACGCATTGGAGTAAACTATAATGTTTATAAGGATTACGAATTAGGAGTGTATGCGAACTGGAATAAATATACTCAGAATAGTACGATTAAGTTTGTCAGTCTATTAGGGAAACCCATAGCTTATCACCTGACAGGTTTAGGAGCTTATAATTATTACTTTAGTTCTGCTGTAGATATGAAGATGATTTATGAGGGAACAGGATATGAAGTAGGAGGGACTATAGTTAAGAATAAAGGTAAAGACTTTTTGATACAAGGTTCGTTTGGGCAGTTTGATATTGAGAAGAACTTTGGTAGTAGTCCTTCTAAAGAAATGTCTGTACTTAAGACTCAAAAGTATACAATAGGTGGTATTAAATACATTGATTTAGATGAACATCGTTTAGGTGCAAAAGTTAATTACTTACTAAGTGAATCAAGAGGAATAGAATCTTTTTATTCTAAAACAGAAAAGTTAGAGAGAAAGATTGGAGAGCAGGATTTGTATAAGTTTGTAAGAAGTAATCTGTATACGTCTTTATTTTATCAGTATAGTACAGATGTAAGTAGAGTAGTAGTTTCGCCTTCTTTCACAGTAGAGCAGACAGAAGAAAAAAGAAGAGATACTCAAGCTAGACAGCGATTCACATATTTACATTATGGATTAGAAATTGATTATATGCGACAATTGAATCAATCTAATATCATAACAGTAAGCCCTTATTTTAGAGTGCGTAATCTTAAAGAAGATACTGTCAATCTAATAGCATCTTATAAGAGTCCTGCTATGACAGAATGGGTACAACATGATTTAGCAATTCAGACTGCTAATTATCAGACTTATGGTATTACGGCTAGATATGATGTGAAGTTTAGTAATATACCAGCTATGTTTGCTCAGATTCAATATGAACAGACAAAGTATAATATAAACAAAACAAATAACTATATAGGAATGTCTCTAGGAGTTACTTTCTAA
- a CDS encoding FKBP-type peptidyl-prolyl cis-trans isomerase → MSVAELLKKRKEQLEQKNKEEGAKYLEEYVKNEGVIVLPSGIAYEILSLGDREKVELSDRIECHYQGTNIKGEVFDSSINRGKSAIFNLSKLIVAYQQVVPLLPIGTKFRMVTPPEYAYREEHISKEIGPYSTLIFEVELLNKL, encoded by the coding sequence ATGAGTGTAGCAGAACTATTAAAAAAAAGAAAAGAACAATTAGAACAGAAGAATAAAGAAGAAGGAGCTAAGTATTTAGAAGAATATGTGAAGAATGAAGGAGTGATTGTGTTACCTTCAGGAATAGCTTATGAGATATTGTCACTTGGAGATAGGGAGAAAGTAGAGCTCTCTGATCGCATAGAATGTCATTATCAAGGAACAAATATAAAAGGAGAAGTTTTTGATAGTTCTATTAATAGAGGCAAATCAGCTATTTTTAATTTAAGTAAACTAATAGTCGCATATCAGCAGGTAGTACCGTTATTACCAATAGGAACTAAGTTTAGAATGGTGACACCTCCAGAATATGCTTATAGAGAAGAACATATTAGTAAAGAGATTGGACCATATAGTACACTGATATTTGAAGTAGAATTATTGAATAAACTATAA
- a CDS encoding GNAT family N-acetyltransferase — translation MILFTTKNLKIETIQLDKDSNALLKIHNCKDTMKWIPSNTNSWNTDTLKQKYIKNDFLYPQNLGIYKISLINELPTQIIGEVLLLRYSEQDNQLEIGYILHKEYWQKGYGTELLTGIEVYMSQSDMKIDLIAQLFESNIASRKLLEKMKYILIDKKELGTNSYKLIYQKKL, via the coding sequence ATGATTCTTTTTACTACCAAAAATTTAAAAATAGAAACAATTCAATTAGATAAAGACTCTAATGCTCTATTAAAAATTCATAACTGTAAGGATACGATGAAGTGGATTCCTTCCAACACAAATAGCTGGAATACTGATACTTTAAAACAAAAATACATTAAGAATGACTTCCTGTACCCTCAGAATCTAGGTATCTATAAAATTTCTTTAATTAATGAGTTGCCAACCCAAATAATAGGGGAAGTATTACTACTTCGATATTCAGAACAAGACAATCAATTAGAAATAGGATACATCCTACATAAAGAATATTGGCAAAAGGGATACGGTACAGAACTACTTACAGGAATAGAAGTTTATATGAGTCAATCAGATATGAAAATTGACCTGATAGCACAGCTATTTGAATCTAATATAGCATCCCGTAAATTATTAGAAAAAATGAAGTACATCCTTATCGATAAGAAAGAACTAGGAACTAATAGTTATAAACTAATCTATCAAAAGAAGCTATAA
- a CDS encoding helix-turn-helix domain-containing protein, with protein sequence MTSTASKIVIPTTIVEFKNQPKDDFIIYQQGEQTKRISPYNKRSYYKLSYLKSKSKFFDGNKVIELEGPSLFFSNPVSHYTFEPVSEEPEGYYCLFNSNFLGYKSHLLKSILAHLHENPIYLLTPQQDEFISYVFKRIEDESNQKYAQKYELMRNYIEIIIHQSNKLNATYTVDQSVNAPQRLCSKFLELLEKQFPIEKTNTVIKLKTPNDFAKILNVHVNHLNHTLKKTIGKCTSDCIQERLLIESQKLLKSKPWSVAEIGYCLGFEYPTYFSSFFKKYTLLTPNQYRKN encoded by the coding sequence ATGACAAGCACAGCATCTAAAATCGTAATTCCTACTACAATAGTAGAATTCAAGAATCAACCCAAAGATGATTTTATCATTTATCAACAAGGGGAACAGACAAAAAGAATTTCTCCTTATAATAAAAGGAGTTATTACAAACTTTCTTATTTAAAATCAAAGAGTAAATTCTTTGATGGAAATAAAGTAATAGAGTTAGAAGGGCCATCCCTATTCTTTTCTAACCCTGTATCACATTATACATTTGAGCCAGTATCTGAAGAACCGGAAGGATACTATTGCTTATTTAACAGCAATTTTTTAGGCTACAAAAGTCATTTGCTAAAAAGTATTCTTGCTCACTTACACGAGAATCCTATTTATCTATTGACTCCTCAGCAAGACGAGTTTATCTCTTATGTATTTAAGAGAATCGAAGATGAAAGCAATCAGAAGTACGCACAAAAATACGAATTGATGCGTAACTATATTGAAATCATCATACATCAAAGTAATAAATTAAATGCTACTTATACAGTGGATCAAAGTGTGAATGCACCACAAAGATTGTGTTCAAAATTCTTAGAACTACTAGAGAAGCAGTTTCCTATAGAAAAAACAAATACAGTAATAAAGTTAAAAACGCCTAATGACTTTGCAAAAATACTTAATGTGCATGTTAATCATCTTAATCATACATTAAAGAAAACAATAGGAAAATGTACAAGTGACTGTATCCAAGAAAGACTATTGATAGAATCACAGAAGCTACTAAAGTCTAAACCATGGAGTGTAGCAGAAATAGGCTACTGTCTAGGCTTCGAATACCCTACGTATTTTTCTAGTTTTTTTAAGAAATATACTTTATTAACGCCGAATCAATATCGTAAAAATTAA
- a CDS encoding cytochrome-c peroxidase: MKKVVILLSGLLAFGLFSFSPKFVGFLGSDNPEYQKIIESYKQPISQWPAPTIDEGVEWSEMASIKRDNDYFTEQAKPEVILGRMLFFDPKLSKSNQISCSSCHDPELGWTDRRMVGLGHDHLKGARNTPSLYNTAERTSYFWDGRANSLEEQANGPLSAHNEMAMDVVDLPAKLSKVQGYKPYFKEAFGDEKITYDRIVGAIATFQKTIKSQPSRVDAFIDGKYKALNDQEIYGMHLFRTKGRCMNCHHGQYLTDESFHNIGLTYYKRKFEDLGRYEVTKDPNDVGKFKTPGLRDLLNTRPWMHNGLFDDLEGIVNMYNSGMHMIDPTAEQKAKDPMYPVTDSLMKPLELTKEETKAIVAFLESLSGSRFKMRRPEFPTE; this comes from the coding sequence ATGAAAAAGGTAGTTATTTTATTATCAGGACTCTTAGCTTTTGGCTTATTTAGTTTCAGCCCAAAGTTTGTAGGATTCTTAGGAAGCGACAATCCTGAGTATCAAAAAATAATAGAAAGCTATAAGCAACCTATTTCACAATGGCCAGCACCTACGATAGACGAAGGTGTGGAATGGAGTGAAATGGCAAGTATTAAACGTGATAATGATTATTTTACAGAACAAGCGAAACCTGAAGTAATTTTAGGTCGTATGTTATTCTTTGATCCTAAATTGTCAAAGTCTAATCAGATATCGTGTAGTTCTTGTCATGATCCTGAATTAGGATGGACAGATAGACGTATGGTGGGACTTGGACATGATCACTTAAAAGGAGCACGTAATACACCTTCGTTATATAATACTGCAGAGCGTACTTCTTACTTTTGGGACGGTAGAGCTAATAGTTTAGAAGAACAGGCTAATGGTCCATTATCTGCTCATAATGAAATGGCAATGGATGTAGTAGATTTACCTGCCAAATTGAGTAAAGTACAAGGGTATAAACCTTATTTTAAAGAAGCTTTCGGTGATGAGAAGATTACTTATGATCGTATCGTAGGTGCCATAGCTACGTTTCAAAAGACAATTAAGAGTCAGCCTAGTCGTGTAGATGCTTTTATAGACGGTAAGTATAAAGCGCTTAATGACCAAGAGATTTATGGTATGCATTTATTTAGAACGAAAGGCAGATGTATGAATTGTCATCATGGACAATATCTAACAGATGAGTCTTTTCACAATATTGGGTTGACGTATTATAAACGCAAGTTTGAAGATCTAGGTAGATATGAAGTAACCAAAGATCCTAATGATGTAGGGAAATTTAAAACACCAGGTTTAAGAGATCTTTTGAATACTAGACCTTGGATGCATAATGGATTATTTGACGATCTAGAAGGAATAGTAAATATGTACAACAGTGGAATGCACATGATAGATCCTACTGCTGAACAAAAAGCAAAAGATCCGATGTACCCTGTGACAGATTCTTTAATGAAACCTCTAGAGTTAACAAAAGAAGAAACGAAGGCGATAGTAGCTTTCTTAGAGTCTCTATCAGGAAGTAGATTTAAGATGAGAAGACCTGAGTTTCCAACAGAATAA
- the brnQ gene encoding branched-chain amino acid transport system II carrier protein codes for MNKKSIFDAVTIGFALFAMFFGAGNIILPPIIGLFTEGSWTSAVTGFSITAILAPFLGIVAVLISGDEFTDLGKRINSTLGWVLATAIILSIGPLVAIPRTAATTYEIGVLSVFPEFSAVWSSVIFFGITLILSISPSKVVNIIGKYLTPLLLVLLVTMVVIGIVNPLDTSKLVNTSYPDPFRLGFAEGYQTMDVLASVIYAGIIISAVKAAGYVSLKEKTKVTYMSGAVAIFCLLFIYGGLVYLGATSGYPITDDLKRTELLLHISNGVLGSQGTLALSLCIALACLTTAIALVCATGTFFSQLTKGKLSYQLVVVVTCVSSAVLAVKGVDSIIDYAAPFLGIIYPITLTLIIYMVALGKSVTRKAPFVGAILTTTIVALIQFSSFIAFKYDFIEYSQAAEAFIKSLPMSSYDVPWLIPSLVAFILVFIIDKMFFKQKSK; via the coding sequence ATGAATAAAAAATCCATCTTTGATGCAGTAACTATTGGTTTTGCATTGTTTGCCATGTTTTTTGGTGCTGGAAATATAATTTTGCCTCCTATTATTGGGTTATTTACAGAAGGTTCTTGGACATCTGCTGTTACAGGGTTTTCTATCACTGCTATATTAGCGCCATTTTTAGGAATAGTTGCTGTATTAATTTCTGGAGACGAATTCACAGATTTAGGTAAACGGATCAATAGTACTCTAGGATGGGTATTAGCTACGGCTATTATTCTTAGTATAGGTCCATTAGTTGCTATTCCTCGTACTGCGGCTACTACTTATGAGATCGGTGTATTATCTGTATTTCCTGAGTTTAGTGCTGTGTGGTCTTCTGTTATTTTCTTTGGAATTACATTAATACTTTCGATATCACCTTCTAAAGTAGTTAATATTATAGGTAAGTATTTGACACCTTTATTGTTAGTCTTATTAGTGACGATGGTGGTGATTGGTATCGTGAATCCATTAGATACATCTAAGTTAGTGAATACTTCTTATCCTGATCCTTTTAGACTTGGATTTGCTGAAGGATATCAGACCATGGATGTTTTAGCATCAGTTATCTATGCAGGTATTATTATCTCTGCTGTGAAGGCTGCTGGATATGTAAGTTTAAAAGAGAAGACTAAGGTTACTTATATGTCTGGGGCAGTAGCTATCTTTTGTTTATTATTTATCTATGGAGGGTTAGTGTACTTAGGTGCGACTTCAGGATATCCTATTACAGATGATTTAAAAAGAACAGAACTATTGCTTCACATTTCTAATGGAGTATTAGGTAGCCAGGGAACTTTGGCATTATCACTATGTATAGCTTTAGCTTGTTTGACTACAGCGATTGCGTTAGTATGTGCTACAGGTACATTCTTTAGCCAATTGACTAAAGGGAAGCTTAGTTATCAATTAGTAGTTGTAGTTACTTGTGTTTCTTCTGCAGTATTAGCTGTGAAGGGGGTAGATAGTATCATTGATTATGCAGCGCCATTTTTAGGGATTATATATCCTATTACATTGACGTTGATTATTTATATGGTAGCTTTAGGTAAGTCTGTCACGAGAAAAGCACCTTTTGTTGGAGCTATTTTGACTACCACGATTGTAGCATTGATTCAGTTCAGCTCTTTCATTGCGTTTAAATATGATTTTATTGAGTATTCTCAGGCAGCAGAAGCTTTTATAAAGTCTCTGCCTATGAGTAGTTATGATGTACCTTGGTTAATACCATCTTTAGTAGCATTCATTCTTGTGTTTATAATAGATAAGATGTTCTTTAAACAGAAATCAAAATAG